Genomic DNA from Panulirus ornatus isolate Po-2019 chromosome 33, ASM3632096v1, whole genome shotgun sequence:
AAGTTGGTTTCTGTATTAATACTTTCCAAAAAAGGGCATAGAGGAAGGAGCCATGAGAGGGATTTTCCTTTTAAGGATCctgttcccagcactacctcaccaAAGCAAAGCAATAAATACCAAAAATTTATGAAAGAGGTGTACAAAGAATTTTTTTAAACCATACTTATTTGCCATATCCTGGGTTTGTTAGGAAGTGCTGAAAACAGAAGAACagcctcatttgtttacatccactctctgtctgtcatgtataatgcaccaaaatcagagcTCCATATCTGAAGCCATTCCactgtttcccctgaccacttcatatgcctttggTTTAACTCTTTGACTGCAAGTCAACCCATATATACTACATCAcaacaattcactctatcccatggatCCTTCTCGGCCTGCTatacattcaggccccaataactcaaatccactttcactccaaccttattctttccttctcacacacaggcttcactctcttgataaaaactccacaCCGtatctaatagctttcctctcatATCATATCTGTAGGACTTTCCCAAGGCATCTTGGTCacactgtcatatgctttctccttatctataaatgctaaatacaaattccTCTCTGTTGTCTACAATTTTTCCACAAATATTTCAGTGCAAACACTTCCTCTACACACCCTCTGCTACTCATGAAACTAAACTGCTCCTTTTCAGTCTGGAGCTTTatggtagggggggagggaatggtggcaGAGGGAAGATatagtggcagtgttggcaggccatggtggtggtaagggaaggTGTAGTAGTCAAGGTAGGAGGGAGTGCAAGTGTTGGTGGGGGAAGGTGTAGTGGCCAGGGTGGGAGAATTTGTTGCTGGCGAGGGAAAGTATGGTAGCTTTCCGTAGGAGCAAAAAGAAAAGGGTCTGAATCAGATAGTCCTtttcatatgtccataccatttcaccaCACAATCTTCAAATCTCCCAACGACACTCTTCTTACTATCACGTGTCTTACTcagatcaactctcctcacaccacatattgtgtacaagcatttaatttccaacacatccaccctcatccatactTTCTTATCAGTGGCCTGTTTcgcacctcacatccatacaacacagtcAAGACTACTataaattcaaacatacccatctttgcccttacagacagtAACTTCTCatatcacacactcctcaataaacccacaaccacaacctctctcttacccttgggTTTAATTCAGCTTCCACGGTTCAGAACTATTCACTCATGGGCATCTAAAGAGATCCACTAACTATGGAtactctctattcaaactcacattacAAATGACCTATCTCAATTCCCCtgctacattatataaccttactcTTACCTATAgtaattctcaactttctcctttcacactttttaaaactcagacaccagcttctttTGTTTCTCAGTCTAGTCTGCCACAAgaggtgtgtagaaatggtttggagtgtatggagaaaatgagtgagaagaggttaacaaggaaatatatgtcagaagtggaagggacaaagagaagaggcagaccaaactggaaatggaaggatgaagtgaatataattttgagtgataagggcctgaacatgcaggagggtgaaaggtgtgcaatggATAAAGTGAATTCAAGCaacatggtatacagggggcaaagtgctgtcagtggactgagccaatGTATATGAAGTATttgggggtaaccatggaaaggtttgtgaggcctggtttgGATATGAGGTTTTGGTTTTAGTGCAGTACAcaactgctagagaatggatgtgagcaaatgaggcctttcttaatctgttcaggcactgccttgctgacatgggaaatggcaagcaagcatgaaaaaaatatgcataaaatGTATCAAAAATAAAATCCACCTTAACGGAATTATCTGTATTAGCTGCAGCAATACAGGTGCCTGATGGGTGGAAAGCAACATGGTTTGATGAGCCTTTCAGTTCTGGGAAGCTGTGTATTGTGCTTGCAGTCTGTACATCATGAAGTTTGATTGTTTTGTCATCTGCACAAGAAACAAGCATGTGTCCATCAGGAGAAAATCTCACACATCGTACCTGAAAAACATTTAAGTATATAACCTTAACATTTCCAAAatcttattctatctcatatgtTGCTTTCATGCAATTCCTGAATTTACTGTGGTACTTTGGATATGTTGAAATTGTTTGTActgacttttttgtctgtttgtagTGCTACTTTGCTAAAGTAGGAAACAGCAAACTGAAAACATAATAGGTttacaaatatataaaagatttttggaaaaagCAGTAATTGAAAATTTAATAACTAAATATTCAAAGTGATGCATTGTTTGACAAAATATTTCTACCTTCAATACTTCAGAAGATATTTGGTAAAACAAACCCAGTTGGTATGTGTAGGTAATGAACAGACGAATTTGTGTCTGTGTACACTCCAGAACTTGATTGTCTTATCATCAGACCCAGTCACCAACTGCTGACCATCTGGGGAAAAATCCACTGATCGAATAGTTGCATTGTGTGCACGAAATACTGTTGAATCACCTGGAATGACAAAACATTTAACTTCATTTCATATATGTTTACCTAATCAGCTACAGTGAGTGAACATGCTATCTTCAATGTCTTATATTTTCAGCGGTAATACGTATAATTATTCAGTCTGCCTAATTAAAATATTCTACCTATATCAGTATAATCTTTCCACTTAGTCTTCTGTTTCTGCAAATCCTTGGTATCCCTCATTCCTAATACAATTCACATAATTTGATTCACTCATTTTTTTCACTGACTATTATATGTTTTTGTCTATACAAGTTCCTAAATTTCTAAAAACTTTTGTTTCATATACTTTTGTATTTtaacacaaatatataaaaaggTTAACTTTATACTAGcacaaatatataaaacatgtCAACTTTATACTAGCACAAACTGAAAATAAACAAAAGTATACAGTCTTCCCAATACAGTTGTGCAAAGACAGACATACTTGTAAGTGGCCTTCTCATATCTGCACTTATGAAAGTTCTTTGCAAAACACAGAGAACAGAATCATTTATAACATGAATTTCATACCAAAGTTAGCTCTGTACACCCCTGCTTTTACAGCTATAAAGATTAGTAAGCATAGATACACAAGACCACCTGCAATACTTCTTTCTAAGCAGTTAAGCTTAAAATTTTCAGAATAACCACCTCTAATGTTGGGAATCCAGAGCCTGACTGTTCTATCACGGGAAACTGATGCCATAATATTCCCACTTGGAGAGAAGCAAACATCATTGACTGCATCTGTATGGCCTACAAACctgtaaaataaaaaattttcagaATGCACAAAGAGCAACTTCATAAATAGAAAGCAAGAAACAGAATTTCTCTCAAACTTAAATAATTTACTTTAAAGTTTCAAACATTCACTCAGACACATTCTTATCTGGACATTGTTCCTTCATTCCTTGAATCTTGTCATCTTCCTCACCTTATATTCTCTAGTTACCATCTATAATAAGTCATTGTAAGTTTCCTAACATTTTTTGGTGCATTTCTTCACTCTATGCCTGAGGAtacatgaaacaaagaaaaaattcaaTGTTTGATGAGGGAGTTTCAGAATACACAGCTAATGGTACTTCAATGAGAATATAACttgtgaaaaacaaaagaaaacataaaaagtCAAAATTTAAATACGGTTAGCCCTCAAATTCACACTGTACTTCCTCTACAAGTAAACAAGGCCAATTACTCAATATCTTTGTTACTCCAATATCTGGATACTAAAATTATACCATAAGCATGAAGGATGCATCACCTAACCTATAAGCACGAGTCTGTTGACGAAAATTCCATATCATGACTGTGTGATCGAGTGATGACGTTACCAACTGCTTCATACTTGGACTAAAGTCAAGGGCTGTGACCACATCCTTGTGACCTTTATAATGACGTTCTAAGGTGGGGTCTTCCGTGCTCATTGTGGATTAGGTCTCCTGAAACAGAAAAATTAGAACATAATCATTCAATGCAATTTTGTGTATAGAGGTGTCACTGTACATACTTGATAAATATCTAATTCAGAGGCCATGCATTTTCTTAATCAAGAAAaaattccatgtatgtatgtatgtatatattctgcaAAAAACATCTGATGATTGTTTAAGGCTTTCAAAAGAAAGGTTTTATTTGCAAAACAAATCCTATTACTTGTTTATTGTGGGGATATCATATATGTGACAGCATGGAACAGTCTTGAATGGCAGATGACATAACTTGTCACCTTAGTTACCGCATGGTATAGAGAGAGAAGGGATGCAACTTTTGCTCATCGTCCATGTGATTTGTCACCTTAGTTACCCCTATGGCATAGAGTGAGAAAGGATGGAAATTTTGCTTACCATCCATGTGATTTGTCACCTAGGTTACCCAATGGTATAGAGAGATAAGGGATGCAACTTATGCTCACCTTCCATGTGCTTATCTAATATTTTTTCCTCTACTAGTAATAATGGGTCCTAAGATTTTGTTCCAAGAAAAGAAAGGCCCATATTCTTGCTTGGAACCAACAACGTGTCTGCAAGTGACATTTTAAGCCACACTGACAAAGCCAAGTTTGCCACCCAgaaacttttttcttccttcgaACATCACCTCTCCATGCAAAGCTGGGACTGGTTGACCTAGTTATGACCAGTAAGGCAAGTGCGAGATGTTGAAAAACCTATAAGTTCTTTTGATTTTCAAAGACACTTCACCAACTTCTATGTACAACATCATTGCATCATCTGTGTCTTCAAATCCCTCCCTAGAATTTATCTATGATTTTGAGATAAATAATAGTCGGTAATTCATCAATTTGTCTATGCATTACAATAGGTGATTAATTTTGTTCTACAATAACAGCTGCTGAGCATGGTTTGGAATATTAAACATTATTCAACAATTTTAAGGCAATTATATGGTTTAGTTAATAATGGAAAATGTTGGGTTAATTAATGCAAAACTATGCAATACACtcaaaaaatttcaataaaacctaTAGAAAATTAACCCTAAAGCTAAAATGGTTGTAGAAATGTAACAACATTAAATTCATCTCCTAGGAATCCCTTGGCCACCTTGTCCCTTGTCTGTTTATTGACAGTGCCATTTTCATGGTGCTAAATATGAGCGACATATTTTATTATTAAATGTTTACTCAACTATAGTAGTAATGCAAAATATATGTTGACAAGAATACTAGACATTAAGCCAAATCGTGACTGATAGGAATGTGGAGGTGAGGTTTTTTACTCAGGTTCTATTAGTTTTTAAACGGTATTATCTATTTCAATAAACCCAACAATTTCCCTGTGTGGACAACAGTCATCTTATTTAATTTTGCTCAATACTATGATCAAAATTATTATCTTCATTTGTTATTGAAATCACTAAACATTAAACTAATCATAGCTTATAGCAAGATCTTCCATATGTATGTCCCTCACCACTACTGCCTTTAATACCACAAATACAACACAATGTCCCCATGCATCATAACTTTTAGGCTGATCTTTGAACATCACACTACCATGGCTGAGCAAAATAATTTGGATAATTAAGAACCAAAACTTTACGTTGATATCCAGTGCTAGTTTTGATCCACTACTAAACTGGTTTGTAACGTTGGTATCTGTTGCAAGTCAAATGACGTGGttttgttccatatatatatatatatatatatatatatatatatatatatatatatatatatatatatatatatatatataaagaagtgaCTTTTAACTATGAGAATGATGTCATACTATGGTCTGACTCAACATCTTTGTTTAATCTGTGAGGATTAAGTTACCAAATTCAGTAATGAAAAAGAATGGTTGGGCTGCGACGGTGTACTGGGGAAGGAGACAATGAAACTAAACCAAACCAGAGGAAATGACTTATTCTCATTGGCATATAACTTCTAAATTAACAGACACCAACGACCAACATTTGAATCAAAATTTCATGAAAACGTTATCGTGGCAACGCTTCTTTGAAACTTGACCCAGTGATATGAACACCATTTGTCTTCACCAGGGTCCATCATACTCAAAAACACTAAACAGTACATATGGGAACACGTTCAAAGATTGGTATTAGCCTCTGCTAACTCACACCCAACTAGGACGTCAAGTCGACATACATTCCTCACTACATGATGAGAATTGCGAAATGAAACGAATGTTACACAGTTTCTTGAAAAGTAACTTACCAAAAGGCAGTTAACTCACCTTGGACAAGTCAATGTAATGTCGTTACTTGCTGGTCAGCTGTGTTGGGAGTCAGTTGgaccgttgctctctctctctctctctctctctctctctctctctctctctctctctctctctctctctctctctctctctctctctctctctctctctcaatagtgCAGTGTTGCCACTTTGTAGTGAGCCAAATCCCGcaaatatgaaatgatttttCCCTCAGAAATCCAGAAACTTCAAAAGAATTCCCAAATTTCTAAATTTCGTATTTGGCGCCTTAGCGCGTTTCTCGGCGGCTTTTTTTGTATTTAGCGCCAAACTTGGTGTTATTTCAAGATTATATGAGGACATTCAAACATTAATTAAAATGGTGACGAATTTGGGAAGTTCAATAGAAACTTATTAGAATAACAAGGAAAACGATACAAATATTGCACGTAATTCATTTTCATCGAAAGGAACATGTTCGAAATGTATTTGAACAAGTTCAGTCCGAGTGTTTACCGCAGGCTCCCCCTCATGTCCTCCCTTCTGTTTAGGTTCAGTTGCACGGTCGTTGGTGAAGCATTATACGTGGGCGATGAAGGACAGTTACATTGCTGGTTGTGAGTGTGCAGGCCATTTAACGATGACAACAATGAGTAAGAAATATACTCAACATTTTAGAGTAGATTGGTTGAAAGACCTCAAATATGAAAAGTGGAGGGGGTGACACAAACTGTCTCTGCAAGTCCTGTCATTGTCCATTGTCTGCCAAACTTAGTGACATTGAAAGATAGCTAAACACAAGAAAGATGAAGAGCCATTCAGTACTCAAACTACAATTCCGTGtgaaaaagtgagtgatgacgCATAGGACACTGAAGGAAATCTATTGCTATTCGTTGTAGAacattgttcattacgtgttcatCATCTCGGCGAGCTGTGCAAACCACAATTTACAGACAGAAAAGGAAGCAATAATTTCGTTCAGAAGGTCGAAGTGTAGTGCAAGTGTGTGCAATGCGATTGCCCCGCATTTTATCATTGAAAAGTGATATAGACAGTCAGAAGTTTAGCCTCTTAattgatgagagtaatgacattacggTAACGAAACTGTTAGTTATCCGTTTCTATATTGAAAGTAATAAGATTGTATTGACCTTCGTGaaccttgttgagctgactgtaatgggatatgtgatgccaTTAAGAAGCccttgaaaaataatgggttggagttactaAACCTTGTTGCAGTTGGCACCGACTGTATTTCTTGATATGCCTGAAGCATATTCTTGGAGTTCATCGTGGAAATGAGAATTTAAAGATGTACAGGATCCAACCAAgctgataacgaagaaattctcacatacattaagtTCCATAGGAgaaagcttcatcatgtattgtgcaAACATAACATTGGCACCCTAGCACTCTGGGCTGAAATATCTTCGTTCAGGGATGCAACAGGTGAAAATCCCTTCAGTGACCTCTCTTAGTTGGCATTGCGCCACTTCATCGCTGATCTAGTCAGAGCTTCGAAATAGGCTATTAAAAGCTTCCATACAATACTATCAAGTATGGAcaaagaagaaatggaaactgcTATGATGATAAACTGCCCAAGGAAGTAATGGAAAACATTGGGTCATTGAAAGCATATGAGTCATCACAACCAGGACCcaggaccctcacatagaccaccataACCCCAGGACACGAGGGCGACGAGATTGTGGATTGGGATTGAGCAGATATGGAATAGTGTTGtgttttagtgttaaagcagtcatCTGTACCTGTTGTTAACAATTTGgtacgtcaaagagcagaaataattcgaagggCATTCTTTTGCTCATTTTAGTGTTAATTATCGCCTCTCGACAGTGAATTTAGTCCCATCTGAAATTGCAAATTGGCAACGCTGCCGCCAAGGTAGTGTCAAAAGGTCGCGAGAACAAACAATTATGTATTGGGCATTTCACATCTTATATTGAAAAAAACCTTCAGCTAAGGTTGGGAATGATGTATTCAGTATAGATAGCAAGCAATATGCTTATTTTGGGACATTTGTACTGAAAATAGATTTATGAATACGCGTAGATAAGAGTAAGCATCTTTGTAAAGACCTTCCATTCTTGGTGTTGAAGTAGGCATTAGTAATAGAACCAAGCTTTTAAACTAATGACTGTTAAGACTGAACAGTTACGACTATATAATTACGTAAGTTGAAGCAAGAGGCAGCGCGAGTTTAATTTTGGCGATCAGCTGATGTGTCCAAACAACTTTTACGTGGGAAGTTGGGAACTGGGTCCACTGGGAAGGCAGTTGGCCCCAGCAACTGGTACAGAGTGCATCTCCAGGTAGCAACTATGTTCGTTTATGTAATGAGTGACTAACAATACCCAGCCACATGCAGGTATTTAAGAGATCTATGAAGCTTATTTCTGTGGTGTTTGTAAATTCGAAGGTCTGGTATTTGTCGATGATCACTGAAGTTTGGAAAAGGGTGTGGAAATCTTTGAAGAACACCAGCAGAAGCTTTATGATGTACCAACCGAAGGAC
This window encodes:
- the LOC139759614 gene encoding uncharacterized protein, whose product is MSTEDPTLERHYKGHKDVVTALDFSPSMKQLVTSSLDHTVMIWNFRQQTRAYRFVGHTDAVNDVCFSPSGNIMASVSRDRTVRLWIPNIRGDSTVFRAHNATIRSVDFSPDGQQLVTGSDDKTIKFWSVHRHKFVCSLPTHTNWVRCVRFSPDGHMLVSCADDKTIKLHDVQTASTIHSFPELKGSSNHVAFHPSGTCIAAANTDNSVKIYDIRTLKLLQHYDAHSGPVHRLSFHPSGHILMTCSADGTLKLLDLLEGRPIYTLHGHQGAVTCCGFAFSGEYFASGGKDKQVMLWKTNFKPVEPCPALEVTEDANFSQPLDVTVAVSPDDSENEEVTTVESHSKPNTFQNFSGQKENQTTSGNADEDMATSLQEVKGSLEHINTQLSTITQTLVILEQRLSLAENKITELVNNQRSSH